The genomic region atttttattattaacaatTCTCAAATTAAACTTTTGAATTTATGAAgtcatatatacaaaaagataataaatatatatttgtttgttcgtctaattttttattataattaatatccTAAGTGTGTATCAAAGGGaaaacttatttttatgcgaattatatatccccaatgatataatatttctcattaaatattattatttatatactacATCATGAAGGTattaatttctttatttttaaagtgggtacatttttttcaaaatttacCATTTCTTGATCATTACACATTTTACTCtatgatttattattatatatattatactctatattaattctatttttatcaaaattattatatatatttaaaaatataatgcgTGCATACATATAggaattatataaatatatatgtatgtatataatatatgggaataatttatattatgcCTTTTCTATAAATTTGAAAGCACTAGTAAAGCATATTAAATTTTCGTGGGAATTTGACAATGTAgttgttttatattatttaataaattccatatttttatttattttaatatatttaattaatccTCCATCCTTTgtttattcatttaatatgtatatatatatatattattttttgttttactTTTCTGtatatcatcattataaataattatgtgCACATTTCTTCATAAATCGTATTgtgtatattttctttcatattttatttgttttttttattacattttattttatgcaAAATCACTAAATTTTGTTGTGTGCGGTTTagacaaattatataagaACTAccacataatatatatatgtatgtacaAATTTGTGTAgattttttagaaaatatataataaatttatttttaaacattctatattttaccttataaaaatatttgaaattaaaaaaaaaacagctGCGTATTTccttaattatatatatatgtagaaTAAGTTTTctatatgaattttttttatagtaattgtaacattatatataaatgttgttaaaatttttttatggtttaatttttatgtaattttttattatattcaaaagtttataattatttttataattttttaatattttttgtgtataAGTGTTTGttttcaaattatttgaaaaatcaAATTTAAAGATGGCAAACACCGGAACTACCGATTTAAGTTGGCTACCTTCTGATGCAGATggtaaatataatattattaataactCCAAGTgtgatattattaataattccAAATGtagtattattaaatacaCCATGAAATTATAAATCTATTTACAACTCTGTCTTATATCCTTACCCGTCACTAATGTGcacattatttttctttactataaataaaataataaattttcagAGCAACTAGCGTTAGGGTTTAAAATTGTGAcaaatgcatataaaacAAGAGTAACCTCACAAGAAGCAGAAATAAGATCTTTAAAAGGGCAACTTACTGAAAAACTTGAGCAGGTTATTTTATACAtccatataaatatgtgcatatatctatatatgttatatatacatgtgaatatttcttattattatttccatttttttagttatcttctattcaaaaaaaatacagcAATTTGGAAGTACAACTAATTGAATCAACTCAAAGAGGAAATCAATTAtctgaagaaaataaacaattaatctttacaattaaaaaagtaaataaattataaatatcataAACAAAATCgatataaatttgtatcaataaaaatgttcataattatgtagaaaaactaaaaatgtatatatatttttttattttttttcagttAAATCGAGATATTGATCGATTGgaaaatttaaagaaaGCTGTTCTTAACTCAATTCAAGAAGAACATGATGTTGAAGATGCTCATAaggtatataaaaattgtttggaatatatgcacatgcttaaacaattattactatttctattattgtttgattgtttaattttttttttttttttgcgcAGTATTATTCAGCTGATGATATGCTTCAAACAACTGCCCCAAGAACAATGCTTGAAATTAACGGAAATGATGATACATGTCAAAActtaataaacaaaattgtCAACTCTGATGCTCATAGTATTATTAATGGAAATTTTAATTCTCCTTATTTGGGAAATACgtaatttatgaaaaaaaaaaatacagttttgttttttgaatttttttgtctattttcttacattttatcattattttatttttgttttattttcgtTTGCACACTTTTATAACAGATCCGtgattgaaaaaaatacagaCGGAAAAGCATTTTTTCGTAATGCACGAAGTCGATTAACATATGAACAGTTTAATCAATTTTTAAGcaacataaaaaaactaaataaTCATCAACAAAAACGAGACGAAACATTGAAAAAAGctcaaataatatttggGGAAACCAATGCAGATTTATATGAAGAATTTAAAGTATTAATATCAAAGCATTCataaaaaagttataaatatattatgttaaataggttcataatattatagttacacaaataatacatattaatatagtATGATTTTTGATTTGTTTTCAGTTTTAGATTTtcttgtttttattttatattttttgttttgttttatgtttttttttgtttcattttgttATGCTTTGTGTGATGTTTACGCTAATATTTTACCTCTtatgtattaataaattaaacatgtctttaatttttgtattattttataaaaaatcaagaataataaacaatttgCATATACCGATTTATAAATAGCGAAATTCAACAAATAGtatccaaaaaaaaaatattatgaacaattcatatatattattgcttagtcataattttttggtAATTTTCAAAACAATGTTTTACAAGTATTGTAATGTACCATACAATTAGAAAcctatttttgtataaataatttgtctcttttaattttaaataaatatataatattatatgtcCATTTTTTCTCTTCTTATATTTCCGATGTTGTAATTTCACACCAATTTGcgctatttttttctctcaATTTTTGTATTGGCGAggtttaaatttatttatatttaatatggaataataaaaaaatatttataatatatttttaaattattttctaaacaGTTGTAAATAATtgcgaaaaaaatattaaaaaaatggaatggACATTTCGATGTGGGACTATAAGAAGAAAAgacataaaaattatttttttcgtagTATTCTGCTAAGAACACCcctattttttgtatttttatttttgtttgttGGACTTTTGCAcacatcatttttttgggcaattgaatttatattatattgttcattttcttttaataaaacataattatttttattatcattgttatattcatttattatatttgaaatataaGATGGTAATACATGTTTATTACTACATTCagtatttattatatttccaCTTAAATTATTAGCATATATTTGTTGTTGATTATCCTGAGCTGGTTCCATGTggaattttatattcttctgttttatttgatcaatatatttgataCTATCTAAATTTATGGTATtgtttgaaatatttttataattttcagtGGAACTATAAGTCACAATATTACTTGCAAGGTTTGGTGCATTTAAAAGGgaagaattattattaatatagatTTGATtgactattttttttgtgttattcatattgttactattattattgttatttgtgcacatattttttactgtATCATTACataaaatcatatttttattatgtgtTTGCCCGCTAACTGTTTGATCAACTATTTTTTGTGATTCTGTGGATATAGAAATTTTAGTaggtttattttttagtatGTCCCCCACTTCATTTAGTGCACCTTTTCTCGACCCGAAATCGGTATCGATCTTTATTGGCTGGAAAAATGTCTCGTTTTGATTATCGCATTCCTGGTTTAAGGATTTACAAATATCATGAGCATCACTATTATTTAAACTAATACCGTTTAAATTTTTGGAAATATTGTCAGAATAGTTACTATTGTAATGAGGATTGTCaacactttttttattatttataaaattaaaatcatTATTGTTCCACATATTTGATGTTGTATTTTctggaatatttttattatctgtTTTAGGAtccaatttatttaatgtaTGAGCtattaaaacatttttcgCATCTTTTCTTGTTATTTCGGATTCATTTGAATtatccattttattttttaaacttatgtgcatatatttttctttattttttttgtaccATTCATagtttattaaaatatcatTCCCTTcgttattttctttatcagaaattttattaacaattGTTTCAATCAAATTAGTatgattattttcttctttatcTAAAtcaatgtttttattttcaacattttgaataaattCTTTTGAATTATTCATTTCTAAACTTAGTTCATCTTTTTTATGGTTAAATAGTGAATTTGATGGATTCAAGTACGTTTGTtgttctatatttttttcttcctTATTCGGTGTAACTGAttctaaattatatatctgattattataatataggTTTGTATTTTGCTcctgatttttttttgtagaaattttattattttttgaaaatgaatCAATAGGATTGTTGgcatttatttcattttttaaaccACTGTCTTTTATTTCCTCATTAGTAGATGCTTCATTagcatttaaattatttaaaaaagatGAACTTAAATTTAATGCTTCTATGTTTTCATTacttaatatatttgaatcTCCCCAATTTTgcataaatatagaatataaatcatcctcttttattttttcgatttcatttttttctttagttatattttttatcatatttttataatttgtttcattaaaatttaaaaggtctttttttatttcgtttGTGACTCTCTGATCTGaactattatttatactttCTGATGATATGCtgttttttcgtttttttgattttttttttttttctaatttatagttttttcttgttttttttacatcAATATAATTGTCACTATAACATGAAGAACCTATATCAccaaatttataattatttttataatatttttttttaaaagatttattataatattctcCGTAATCACTATGTTTATTAACAGTTTCATAACTATGACTTGGATCAAATCTACATCTGTctatatcttttttatctcgatttttttttttttgatttattaatttataattaaaatttatagtttcattattttcatgcATACAATCTATGCAATTCCCCATATTTTGTTTCGGAAACTTTGtgaatatatcattatgtatgtcaaaatattttttgtccATTTCATTAAGGTATGAACCAGCAGAATTTctgtaaaatattttataattatttatattttgatcatttatttcatttttattcatataatttaaattttgattatttgtaaaattttccatatgattttcatattgtttgttacaataaatatgtttattattaacttggagaattatattttttaattttatattttctgataataaattattatttatttctttttcttttgtaAGTGATATATTTAAGTCTATTAATTTGCtatttaacattttttctgaatatatatacatatctatttttttttttaattcatcaTTTAGTTCATTAAATTCTTTGTTTCTATTTGCCAACTGTTCGTTGTTAATTTTATGATTgtctaataatattttcatttcatttattttttttaattgaatctcttcattttcttcatacTTTATTTGCTGTCTTTCCATTTCACTACGaattcctttttttatttgttctaTTTCTTCATCCTACAGAAAAGAAATGCCGAGAAATTTCGAAAAATTCTAAATTATTACTCTTTTCTGTTTTCAACAAAACTAGATcacttattttattcaaatCGTTGCATTCAGAATAGTGatgatattatatattattgggAATATCagaataattttgttttatttaagtaactctatattttttatatcattacCTTGTTTTTTAGAAGAAATTTCaatgttttatttcttttcatTTCTTCAATATAacgttttttatatttacttaATTCCTTTCGTATTTGTCTACTTTTAAAACTTTTCgaatttatgtttttatcaaattcCTTTTCATTATAACCAAAGGGTCgtgattttattttttttttctttttcaataGGTAACTATTTTCTTTTGTGTTTTTGCAAATGACTAAactattatcattattattttttttttttttttttttccgaATTCCCCAAATTTTTGTATTCATATTTGTTAAATCTGATAAAAACATTTCGCTTGATAATTGTTCAGCATAATTATCTGAACATAGAATTTCagaattttcatttttttctgaacaagtcatattttttgaagaATAAGTTGATAATTTGgatttattaaatagtGAAGTTGAACTTATATTTTCCGTATATTCACTATctgaatatttttgaatatgttttttacgTTTactttttgatattttgttattattactactattttttttgtttgttcttttatttttctttgttttttctgatttgcaattttttttatcagtctcattaatattttctaaaagactaactattttttttttttttttttcaatattaggAAAATGTTCTCGATCTTCTAACATTATcgattttaatttatcaatTAGACAAGctaatttatcatttttttctgaaaATTCAGAATAAATTTTTAGTAACAATTGATATACATAATCTGTGAAAATAAGGAAATGgttatgtatttttattttgatatttgAAGATGaaacattattttcattttgcattaataatatattttgttttaatttatttattgtattGTTAAgaatttgtttttctttaattaatttatttattaaaatatattgttcaTTGATTTTGTCTTTTAGTATTGTATTCGATTTTGTAGAATCcgtttttaatttttctaaaaatcgaaccatatatatttcatttgtttgtttttctattttcaatttaagaatatctttaaaaatactattaatattatcaatGCAATGCATTTCATTACAACATTTTGCACATAATATTTGttgtgttttatttataaatacttCTTGTATagttaatataaatagtaaCCCTTTTTTACTAATtgtttcaaaaatattattattatcattttcgaTTTCagttttaaaattattaactGTGTTCATAAGTGAAAACATTTCAAGATTTTTGTCTTTAtcactattattttcaaaaatttcactttgaatattttgtagaacatattttgttttttctaCAGTGTtatctattttttctattccatcaattttattttctaaatttggtaatgttttatttatttctttagtAATACTATAAGAGCATTCTTTTTCATCACATATTGTATTAATACCATTATAAtgattttcattatattcgatattattttctgtataattatttgtttttttatttattatttcattttgaGTTTCATTTAATTCTGGAATTTGAATAATCCTTAAACTTAAAGAACAATCAAcatctttatttaataattttatatttttttcgtcattatatatttctactTTGTTAAACTCATTTTTTGTTGGCTCTGTATTTACATCAATTAATATGTctttctcatttttttcattattgtcattatatattttattttcctctGGTATTATTTCTTTCGCGACGTTATTAGTTTCgatattttgaaatattaaattattatcttcatctatttttaaattatttgacattatatttgttttttttattatatttaacaaTTTGAATGCTCTCCATTAGAGGTTTAACCGAGTTCaccattaaaaatatattttatttgcaaTATAACAACAAATGATACGATATATAAATTCTTTCctagttttttttatatttattatacaatttaataatatataaatgtaattTAACTACTATAACAATGATTACGAAATAAAAGCCGTAGCATATttaaggaaaataaaatataagacAAATAAATTGATAGCCTTTCACCAAAAAGGATTAactttttttctatttaatTGTTAATTTGAAAAGTTGTGTgcaataaacaaaaatattaacataaATTAAAGATGGAAATGAGGATGtagaatataattaataagaaaaaaggtatatacaaataaatatactaaCCGAAAAAgagagaaaaatatatgtttatatttgaaGAATAGtgtgtaaatatatattcctgttaattttatttaactatatatatttcaaataaaaattttgtaaaattattttgacctttttcacttttgtgtgcatatatttctacaggaaatatttttaccattttatatactattaaattgattttccctttttaatttttttttttcaacattaaaaataataatctCAAATGTaggaaaagaaaaatatgcgaaattatatttctaccttttatgcatatttatatatgtgtgtgtatgctacatattaataatataatatgtattaacttaaatttattttacatttttttcgtgaattttttacttaaatttattttacatttatgtATAACCTTTGTCTGTAATGTAGTAAACTACAgttttgtaaaatttatCCATAAATATTCAATACCTTGTGCCaaataatagtatataCGACTTTTGCCGGCgctttaaatatatattcggCTTATgggtaaaaaaatattgtttgaaaaaaacgatcttgtttttattattattattattattatttaaataagaaaattattttattcattacatatattgtatattttagttttttttaatagctaaatgaatatttaaacttgatattttttttatatttaaaaaggaAAGAAAGGGGGGAAAGATTGGAAATAGgtggaaaaataaaaaataaaataaaaaaaacaacaaaataaaattggaaaaagtttatatttatgtacatgttatataattttatgtttcttttatatagaatatagaaaaaaaatattatttatcatctttaattttaatacaCATCTTAACATTTGATCTTtaattactttttttattttctccTTATTTCGCAAACACCCATTAACAATTAAATGAGTTAAATTAGAAATTTCCTGGATATTCAATtagttataatatatatttgtttatattttatatatatgtagatgggtaatatatttatgggGCCTATTGGGGATTTTTTCGATTACTTATATTTAAGTTATTTActtattatttacttttaatttcaaaatacaattttatataacattgaagtgattatttatttttcatcttttttttttaaatttatcgTGTAAAATACGTgccatattatatatattgtaagttttaatttaaatcgAATTTATAAGtaaacaataaaattaaatattatatatagaatatttaaaaaatatcaaattacaaacaaatacataaaataaaaaaaatttgatgGGAAAAAATGGCTCGAAGCAAAGTTAAAAAAGTAAAGccacgaaaaaaaaaaccaaTAAAACTTGACAAGCAATTCAACTGCCCTTTTTGcagttataaaaaatcagtggatattaaaatgtaaaagttataaaaagaaagaaaaaacaaatgaatATTGTCCATGCATTTATTCCTAATTTATTACCTACATTTTATACATGActattacatatttttatgtttttttttctgaacaagcaataatatttacaacatttttatattcaattATAAACCTTATAGGTATAGGTCTAGAGGAATAGGAGAGTTGAATTGTTTGAAATGTGGAGTAAAATATGTTAGTCAAATTACAAATTTAGATGAATGTATTGATGTATATAGTGAATGGGTAGATAAATGTTTAGACGCAAACAAAAAAGGATGTGCTGaacttttttataatgatgatataagcctattaaataattttgaagaataaaaaaaatacaacgCATTTTAATGaactataaaatatttgtatatatatgaaacaGTAATGTTTTGCAATTCCCTTATTATGGAAACAAATagttttaatttaataaatatagaaaaaataaaattaaaaaaatgtgttttTAATCTTTATATCCatacataaaaaagaatgaatatatatgcacacaGATCTTTCTCAAAACAGTCACAAATAaagtttatattatattcacaTATTATGACTTGTACACacaaatggaaaaaaaaataaaaataaatatacgcatatttaattattatttgcttatttattcaatccgttttgtaataatataaggATTCCATCCGATTTATGgacaaatattaaataatacaaaataagTAAAAAGTTTGGTTATTTGATTCcctattattaataatttgaatatcatccctttttataataatcattgttaatatatttttgtgtttCCTTAATGAggaatataaagaaaatatttagcttcccaataatatatatatatatacatacatatgcatacagcatgcttatttattttcataaatgtaaaaaagtATAGCATGTGTCAGTGGTCgtgataatatattttgcattatttgaaacattttttttgttactttttttaaacataataagttttaatgaattaacttttttttttgttctaattcgttatttttatcgtaaaataaatatgaaaccGATCTTATATTTAAGGTAGTGAggaaattaaattattaactAAAAGTTGgcataaatataagaaaatagaaattacaaatttgttttttgtcCATATATGTACCATCCAGTATATGGTATTTGTTGTATAATTGGGACATGCGTAGTTATGGGATATAACACAATTcgcataatatatttacatgtaattatatatgaatatgatctgtatttattaaaacCTAACTTATTACACAGtttgtttattaaaaatttccaataaaaaaaaaaggaaattaataaaagcTGAGTAAtgaaaatcaaaaaatctttgaatttatatttcgaattattagaataataaaaaatatatttatttgtattattgatatatgaataaaattgaaaatgcATTTTAATTacatgtttattttattttttacaaaattaaagGGAAACcacaatataatattacatatatatttgtttataattctgatatatatatatatatataataaaagataaagtttatttaaaacatCATTGTGCATGTacatacataaatatattttaaataagtggcgtatttaattattttgttattttttattcccaCAATGTGGTGAAtgtttaaatttattttgttttgaataaatttattaatgtttttgttatttgtttccattttatttttatttggattatatatatatatatatataattttatatttttaatgttttcttcaaaataatgtatatttttaaacgGTATCAGTTGTGTTTAAAAGCGCGTTTTGaattacttttttaaatatatatgataagacttatatatttattttttatatataagtatatagaaaaatttacagttatttaatttttttttataagtatatagaaaaggaaatataaaattcgCTATATTTCTTCCATTTCATTATACATGTAGTATATGTACAATTGTCCAGATATTTTAAAACGATTTATACACATACCTGTACaagttataataataattcaagGATATATAGACTTGCCCCAAAAGTAgccaaatattttaatttcataataacacgaaaaaataaaagccccaaattttatattttttttcaagcaatttatataataatatattaaatcgtctatgcatatatacaatGTCAACTAAAGGGAATGAAGAAATTtcagaaataaaatatgcaaatGAGGAAAttaatgatttaaaaatcAATAGATGGATTGTTTTAGTAATATATTCGATTGTTGCTTCAATAGGAACTTTTGTACATGGGGGTTTTAGTGGATGGCAACCaattatttacaaaagTGGAGCATTTATTGAATTGTGTAAAGAAGGCGATGTAATAGAATCATTTCGAgttgatgaaaataatgtttATGATACATGTGGCAATAGAGATGCAGCTGTGAATAATTTATTCacaatatcattttttgttcatttttttttatcatcaatTAGTGGATATGTATTAGATACATTTGGAGAAAGAATATGCTTTTTATGGGGACAATCCATATTGGCATTAggatttatattattaagcATAATTAAGCATTCATATGCTTggtatgttttttttatgtgttTGGGTATATCAGCagatttatcatttattccattgttaaaattatctaaatattttaacaaaaaagaaTCATTGATATTTGGAATATTGGGATCTGCTCGATCTACTGGATTTGGGATTGGATCGTTTTTAAAAATcgcatttttttataccttcaattttaaaaacaatgaattttatattttatgtatattttatttacttaCTTGCagtttattttcttttatggTTGGGTTATTTATTGtaccaaaaaaatataataaaatttcaaaaatagGAAGTGAAATTGCTACTGGATCGTCACATACAGATAAGAAGCCAAAAGTAGATATGATAAATGATATagataaaattgaaatgGGAAATAAAACTAATACTAATTTAAGTAGCACAAATAAAGATagtttatttgaaaaaatcaaaattttatggagtcataaaaaaaaatgggaata from Plasmodium berghei ANKA genome assembly, chromosome: 8 harbors:
- a CDS encoding transcription elongation factor 1, putative; translation: MARSKVKKVKPRKKKPIKLDKQFNCPFCSYKKSVDIKMYRSRGIGELNCLKCGVKYVSQITNLDECIDVYSEWVDKCLDANKKGCAELFYNDDISLLNNFEE
- a CDS encoding apicomplexan amino acid transporter ApiAT2, putative encodes the protein MSTKGNEEISEIKYANEEINDLKINRWIVLVIYSIVASIGTFVHGGFSGWQPIIYKSGAFIELCKEGDVIESFRVDENNVYDTCGNRDAAVNNLFTISFFVHFFLSSISGYVLDTFGERICFLWGQSILALGFILLSIIKHSYAWYVFFMCLGISADLSFIPLLKLSKYFNKKESLIFGILGSARSTGFGIGSFLKIAFFYTFNFKNNEFYILCIFYLLTCSLFSFMVGLFIVPKKYNKISKIGSEIATGSSHTDKKPKVDMINDIDKIEMGNKTNTNLSSTNKDSLFEKIKILWSHKKKWEYLITTFICSTSMIKFDYFMKTNRSIFIWNNNDLTTIFSIATILSFIPTPLFGYLAGKFGSVYSIITNNTFGSLAYFLILFDSVYCRMASIFLFFLYISFLFSCFYCYIDEKYSKEHFGKLCGIMFAVSALFLFLNFYLTYLTNVVYINMGEKKYFPVVYGLNVLGVIALLSCIYLKVSEIREKKALIGA